ATTTCCTCGTTAGATACTCAACTAATAATCGTGATTGCATGCTTTAAATCGATTACACAGTAATGCTAATCAAAGCTATTCACTACACAAAAATCCTTTCAAGAAGGTTCAACCTTGTTTTATGAGATGAAAGAAATCAGAGCAAAATACTTTGTCGGCCTCTGTCTTTTTCTGACTGATgtgtcttgaatgtttatcttgATAGGCGAGTAtcccaaataatattataaatgcgaaagtaagtttatttgttaattcttCACGGGTTACCTACTGAATAAGATCTCTTGAATCTTCTCGAAATATTCAcgaacatacaaataattcaGAGGCTGGAGGACATAGGGTATCTTTAAACCCGGTGAAAACTACATTTCCCTTGATATATGCGAAAGTCCCGCATTCTTTTGTATCGCCATCCAATATACGCCAATTAACAAAACGCgacaaatttagcgccacctgcaAATTAATgtatagtttttaaaagaaataaaacccagcaatcattaaaaaaaacgtattTTACATAAGACTAGCTAAACAGTGAATCACAATcatagaaattgaaataatataaaacaacagAAATGCCTTATTATACTTGAAACTATAGGAATGATATTACGTATCTAGAAAGTACGCAGATTACTGCGCAGTTGTAAACCcgtcaaatatattatctCAGCATTGAGATTAAGATGCAATAATTAAACGTTATGGTGTAACAACCATCAATTGCGAGGTCTTACCACTTCTTACCGCTTATATTATTTCCAAATCTATGGTCACAATTATTTCATATACTGACATCCGAGTAAATATGAtgcatttaataaatacactGTTAACCGTTATTAAATCTAATCTTATCACTACATACGCGCGTGTAAGCCACCGCCTTTTTTCACagaatgattatttatttcgggATAATCTTTATGCACTTCAAAATAcacataaacaaattttaatgatcttgtgtcgtaagagcatcagttattGATGGTAAAATTGATAGCCTTAGAATATATCATACATGTCACTGACAAGCGGACCCCGTGTCCCAAAGTCTTGCATCGGAGAGTGCAACTAAGATCATGCAAGAATAAGTCAGTAGTACTTACTTGCGTACCTTTAGTTCATACTTGAACTTGACGGACACCACACCAAAagttaacatattattatgtatatcttACTTAACATATTGATGTAAAtgtgtttaaatttaattaacatatatataattatcattCCCGTTAAATTCAGTCAAAATTTCATGTCATAAACGTATGTCACAAATTTCAATCTACAGTAAATACCAAATGGTTTAAGCGACAAACACATAAAtggacaaaaaattaaaaaaaaaacgagaaaaaataagtatcaCAGGATATATTACAAGGATAATAGATAAACTTAATGGCTAAACGCGAAATTGAATAAACCCCTTTTAAATACCAGTTTCAAATCtgaaatttgtttcttttatacatattcCCTTAACTTACTATGTACGTTTTGGATACAATGGGTAGCCAGAATTGTGTGCAGAGGGGCAGTAGCAGATTCCAAGTTGTTCAGCTGCTCTCCTTTCTTAATTCCGATTTCACTTATAAAgtcaaaacattttgttttaaactattCACTAAAGCACGCATAAAACAAAGTGTCGCTAAATTTATGTCTGAAAGGTGTTTACTCTTTTTCTTTCCTCCTTATTTACACTTAAAAAATCCTAAGCAACCGGTCCTTGCGGCGACGTTATTTTCCCCCAGCcgatataaaagaaaacagtGGAGTAAGAATAAATGATTCCAATTTGAGGTCCCAGATCAGGGCAAGGGCGTTTTGGGCATGGGCGGTCTACTATCGGTTTCTCCGGGTGGTTGATTCCCAGTTCCCCGTTCCCGTAACACCCGACTAGCCTGGTGTCGGGAAAGGCGTCCCGGAAGTATTTCTGTTCCACATCGTGCTTCTGATCGCGGCCGATACATGATAGCTTCAATACAACGCTATGCTCAAATCTCGGCACCTTATTCGAGAACTGAAAAACAGGAATATCAACAATATACTTGGTTTTCATATAATAGAgaataaaagagaaaaaatatgaGTGTTAAATAATGATCAATTTCTGAATATTTAAGATATTCTTATGGAACCAGCAGACTAATCATAAGATCCCTCCTCGTATTCAACAATGAATGtcaagtatatttaataatattgcaaATATTATGCAATGAGCATAAATGTTTGTTCAAGTAACTTTCGCTTTATCacttttaagaattattttttgaacACGGTTATCTTAATGATTAGGaggattaataaaaaaacccCTAACTTGCGGAAATTGGTAAGTAATATTAGTGATATTCAAAGGCATCTGTGAATGCATGTGACCTTACATGTCGTGAAAAGATTAAGCCATGGTTTTACAACCTTCTTTAATAATATTCCATATAGttactctttttttataattaaacactAATAATCATACAATACCTCATTTATGGTCTTCTGTATTTTTGCTTTAGTAGAATCACATGATTCTATGACAAGAGAAAAAATGTCAAAGTTATGCTTCTCTGTTTGATCTGAGTTGCGGGTCTTTGGCACAGTGAACATACTAATAGAAAGTAAGTTCTCACTCACAAAATCAGTACCATCGTTTACACGATCTATCACATGCTCAATATCATTTGGTCCATACATTGTATCTTCCACAATGCAACCTCCTAAGGCATAAGGGATATTAGGCTGTctgtaaaaaagaatttactttgtcatgtcttttttttggatgataactgtaaaaaaaaataacaaaaatagagGTACTTACAATTCCTTAAAATGATTCAAATAATAGAAATCTTCTTCAGAATGCAAGAGAAAATTTTCAGTCACATATACAATTATGCCTTTGAAAATCCTTTCTGTCGCGATATTGTTCACTATATCAAAGAAATCTCTTTGCATGTTTCGGtttgattttatattgatgACATGGAACTTAACATCCGGAATTACTGGTATGAAGAGGCCACTGAGGAACGGGAATGGTTTCCGGAACATGCTACGCAAGATTGTGTGGGAATAAGTAGGGGAGTCTTGCAGTGGCAGGTAAGACAAGTAGCCAGCCCTCACTGTCAGCATGCATTGCTTCGGAGCGCATGAGTAATGGTGAACTAGATCAATGCCTGAAAAAAGAAGTTTAgttaatgttgttttattatttgttaaaaaattgtggaatataaacatttcattaatattaacaattattatgaaatctTAGTACAGGTTGGCCTTGAACCTTTATTTGGGTTAGCATAATAAatcagataaaatataaagttcaagatttatatttcaacCAAGATAACTACTTTGCCATTTACTAAATGATAAAGTATCTGGATACTAAAAATGTTACCAGACTTTGCTACTCTTTGATGGTCAACGTCAGGGTGGGTGTAAATACAAATGCTAGGAAGTTgatgatgaaaaaaagaaatccatGTCAATACAATGGATATTCTGacaattcaattatttaatcCATACttcatttcatacaaatattgtaaatgggAACAAGGGATTCTTGTTCAGTTGTTCAGGTgaaataggtacattttttcTGCAATCTTCTTCATAgatataggtaggtaagttTAAGTAAGACTTTActgtttgaaaaatatattaaattttgtaaaatacttGTTAAATAACTTACAGCAATGTTTTTGGCCACAGAGTTTTGAACAATGAAGAGGATTCAATGTAGTAGAATTAACCAAGTTCTGAAAGCTCCATGGGTGGACTTGAGCAGAACAGTTACTAGATATGCATAGTCCAGTTGTGTTAGCAAATGTGAATACTACTAAGGGCTCAGTGTCAAAACTATAAGACTTTTTGAGCATAAAGGTTTTAAAGTCAACCACAAAATCTGCTGGGCACAGTTGCTCACGCTTTAAAGTCTGAATAGCAGAGTTCCAGGTGGTGCAAACATATTTGCATAACATTTTCTCTTGCCATGGTAGATTACTTAAAATCTTCTTTGCAATAATGTAGTTATTAATCACATTATCTACTAAAGTAGAATTGCAAGTGATAGGTTCAGTATCTCGCAATAGTTCTCTTTTCTCTATAGTGGCCGCAATATTTTCAGGCAATGGCACCTTCACACATGCTATTACTTCTTCTTCAAATGAACTATTTTCTTCACTACTTTCTCCAGAGCCTGAAGAACTTCCACTATCACTTTCATCTgccattttatttagatttctgtTACAATTTGGTCATCAGCTGATCTCTGGAGAGGATCTCCTTTCAAAAGCGCAAGTATAaagcaataaagataaataaaaaagaaaatgagatAGTGACCAATGTAAATCATAACATCCCTTAGATGTTTCTTCAACTGTCCGCGATTGTAGATTTCAGCTGGATCATAAGCGCCCAGGTTTCCTCTAGGCAcagtaaaatattcaaatgttAACCAAATGAACATGGGcaagttcaaaataaacagaactATTTGTCCATGAAGAAGCAGTATGAATGTTACGAACGAGTGAGCGATATATTTAGGGAGCAACCAGTAGTTTAACTTATCGCAGCACTCTTGAGCATTTAAATAGTCACATTCCAAGTCAGAAAGAGTGATAATATAGTAAACCAAAAGGAACAATATGCCGCCGCTATCGATTAAAGAAAGAGAGAACAATAAAGTTTCAGCTAATATCATACCTATACTTTGATAACGTTATCTCAcattaataatgaatttagCAGAAGCTAGGTATTTATTCAATCAATTTTCAATAAGTACGTTTCTGGACaattatttgttgttttcattatttttattaggtatatacgAAAAATACAAAGGAAGACGAACGACTGCTTTCATCAGATTGACAACTGACAGTGACAACTAAGTGACAAGAAAAAACTTTAGTTGACAATGACAATgcatttcatgtttttaatagaAGTGTGTGTGCGTCGTTTATCTTCGGTTTTGGCTGGCTAAGTTATGGCTTTCGGCTTTCTCGTCCCGGATTTTTCCGAATCGATGACCCGGAAATATACGGCATCCACTTTGagtgaatataatattttctgaCACCAACATAATGTTGGTgtcagaaaatattataaacattagtTCATGCGTGCCAGATGAGCTTTTATTTTGGGTCTGACagcgataaaaaaaagtaaatcaaggaaaaggataataggtaggtattttttgtaaatatgcgACACGTGAGGCTAGCAATTCACATAATTTCCCATTCCCGCCACAGAtttcaaaacatatttataagtcTGTGATTCCTGTAGATGTGGATAAATGAGAACACATAGAGCAGTTCCCGTTCCCATGATAATggaattttgttgaaataattaagaattttaaatacaaacatacgcACATCGTCGTTATTCCttacagagtagacagagtcagtaCGGAACGATGAACGGACGATGAATGAGGAAATGGCCTTAAAGAATTTAGCCTGAAAGAGTTCGATTCAGATGTCTGAATACTTAATGAGTTCAATATTGACTAGCCTATTGCAGCATAAGAGAAAAAATCCGATTTTATAGACCTTGATCGAGACAGATCATGCCTTGATCGACTTCTACGTGGGATAATAATGaaagtacttaaaaatattattcaatatgCAGTAGTAAGCAATatgcataaatattattcaatatgCAGTAGTACGCAATatgcataaatattattcaatatgCAATATGTCAATCAATCGATCCTAATCGGTCTATTTATCTGCCGGAGATAACCTGAGATCTGATAAATTAAGcgacatacataggtacactGTATGCGTCAAACAAAATCTGATCGGAGCTCACCAAGCTCAGGGTCATGAGTTGAAAAcactataaagaaaattatagtcCTAATTATGGGGAATCACCAATGCCTATGataaaatgaaacattatttttgtgtcaaaattttattcaacatTCTTTCCTTATGCTAATAAAGgcttgataaatatttacaaggcTTTCATTACAGGGCAAGGTAAAAAACTATCCAATTACTCTACAGATTCGACTCCTGTAGTTATCACATCAtcataattacataatatattgtataaaCTTGGCTCTGTTTTAGCAGGCTTTAGAAGCcgcatacaaatatatacataagtatattgCTTGTGTCACTAAATATGCATAATCGAAGTTATTAATAAGATTATACTGGAGGTgcacttaataaataaaacgaagCCAATTACAATGTTATGCTGACAACAGTAGTTCTGCAGAGagctaatataaatttaaatattattcatttagtACTTAGGTATCATACATAATTTCACCATAACTTATCACTGACTCGGAATATAACCTACTACAAAACAAAGATTAAAACTCtcctaaaataattacaacaataacaaatatgCAGATAATATGCTATTCAAACATTAATCTCACTTAGTATCTCGTTAAATAGATATAATGTATAACTA
The window above is part of the Amyelois transitella isolate CPQ chromosome 11, ilAmyTran1.1, whole genome shotgun sequence genome. Proteins encoded here:
- the LOC106135064 gene encoding protein cornichon homolog 4, giving the protein MILAETLLFSLSLIDSGGILFLLVYYIITLSDLECDYLNAQECCDKLNYWLLPKYIAHSFVTFILLLHGQIVLFILNLPMFIWLTFEYFTVPRGNLGAYDPAEIYNRGQLKKHLRDVMIYIGHYLIFFFIYLYCFILALLKGDPLQRSADDQIVTEI
- the LOC106135062 gene encoding uncharacterized protein LOC106135062; translated protein: MADESDSGSSSGSGESSEENSSFEEEVIACVKVPLPENIAATIEKRELLRDTEPITCNSTLVDNVINNYIIAKKILSNLPWQEKMLCKYVCTTWNSAIQTLKREQLCPADFVVDFKTFMLKKSYSFDTEPLVVFTFANTTGLCISSNCSAQVHPWSFQNLVNSTTLNPLHCSKLCGQKHCCIDLVHHYSCAPKQCMLTVRAGYLSYLPLQDSPTYSHTILRSMFRKPFPFLSGLFIPVIPDVKFHVINIKSNRNMQRDFFDIVNNIATERIFKGIIVYVTENFLLHSEEDFYYLNHFKELQPNIPYALGGCIVEDTMYGPNDIEHVIDRVNDGTDFVSENLLSISMFTVPKTRNSDQTEKHNFDIFSLVIESCDSTKAKIQKTINEFSNKVPRFEHSVVLKLSCIGRDQKHDVEQKYFRDAFPDTRLVGCYGNGELGINHPEKPIVDRPCPKRPCPDLGPQIGIIYSYSTVFFYIGWGKITSPQGPVA